From Candidatus Methylomirabilota bacterium:
AGTCATGGTATCCGATCTCCTTGGCGCGAACGATGCCTTGGCGATCGATCAGGACCGAGACGGGAAGCCCGATGACGTGGAACTTACGAGTAACCTTCATATCGGGGTCGAGCAGAATGGGGAAGGTCAGGCG
This genomic window contains:
- a CDS encoding redoxin domain-containing protein, with protein sequence RLTFPILLDPDMKVTRKFHVIGLPVSVLIDRQGIVRAKEIGYHDWTTKASRTQVEKLL